A region from the Triticum aestivum cultivar Chinese Spring chromosome 3D, IWGSC CS RefSeq v2.1, whole genome shotgun sequence genome encodes:
- the LOC123074776 gene encoding homeobox-leucine zipper protein ROC9-like, with protein sequence MGSSRPRTKDFFAAPTLSLSLAGAFARKAPSGDEVEEGEEGSVGVRSGPPGGEVDVSSENTGPAGSQSGDGSGEEEEGHADGGKRKKRSRKSYHRHTSEQVRVMEAVFKESPHPDEKQRQQLSKQLGLSPRQVKFWFQNRRTQIKATQERHENSLLKSELENLQKENRAMRQLAKGPSRCPSCGAAAASTDGFDAAAANQEQLLQLENAKLRAEVEKLRRALGTAAADGAASPASPPFSAATAQMSSNRSPFEVYGGGLAGRDRQSVLGLAGRALEELKTMCSSGEPLWVRSVETGRDILNYDEYVRLFRRDDGPGDRRAGWSVEASRETGLVYLDATKLVYAFMDVNQWKELFPSMISKASTLDVIRTRDDDDGHDGVVQLMFAEVQMLTPMIPTREFYFARYCKKLAAEKWVIVDVSFDKAEADVGTSPLLTCWKNPSGCIIEEQANGHSRVTWMEHTRCRECAVPSMYRAVTASGLAFGARRWVATLQLQCERMVFWVATNVPTRDNSGVSTLAGRRSVLKLAHRMTSSLCRVMGGSRGLAWSRAPRAGAGDVRLTSRTNAGDPGEPQGLIACAVLSTWLPVSPTALLDFLRDESRRPEWDVTLAGRAVQCRVNLTKGKDRCNCVTAYVSSRADGQGGEWVVQDSCTSPCESIVAYAPVDAAVLQPVISGHDSSGVALLPCGFAVVPDGLEARPAVIRSRREDGAAAGSLVTVAFQVLASSSPAAALSPESAETVTSLASCTLRRVKKALGCQDR encoded by the exons ATGGGGAGCAGCCGGCCGCGCACCAAGGACTTCTTCGCAGCCCCGACGCTCTCCCTCTCGCTT GCAGGTGCGTTCGCCAGGAAGGCGCCGAGCGGAGACGAAGTGGAAGAAGGCGAGGAGGGGAGTGTCGGGGTAAGAagcgggccaccaggtggggaggTGGATGTAAGCAGCGAGAACACGGGGCCGGCCGGCAGCCAGTCCGGCGACGGCtccggggaagaagaagaaggccatgcCGATGGCGGtaaaaggaagaagaggagcaggaagAGCTACCACAGGCACACCTCTGAACAAGTTAGGGTTATGGAAGC GGTATTCAAAGAGTCGCCACATCCAGACGAaaagcagcggcagcagctcagcAAGCAGCTAGGACTGTCTCCACGCCAAGTCAAGTTCTGGTTTCAGAACCGACGAACTCAGATCAAG GCGACTCAGGAGCGGCACGAGAACTCGCTGCTCAAGTCCGAGCTGGAGAATCTCCAGAAGGAGAACCGCGCCATGAGACAGCTTGCCAAGGGACCCTCACGCTGCCCAAGCTGCGGCGCCGCAGCAGCCTCGACCGATGGCTTcgacgccgccgcagccaaccAAGAACAGCTGCTGCAGCTGGAGAACGCCAAGCTCAGAGCCGAG GTAGAGAAGCTGCGGCGGGCGCTAGGCACAGCCGCGGCCGACGGCgccgcctcccctgcctcgccgccGTTCTCCGCGGCCACCGCCCAGATGAGCAGCAACCGGAGCCCGTTTGAAGTTTACGGCGGCGGCTTGGCTGGCCGTGACAGGCAGAGCGTCCTGGGGCTGGCCGGCCGCGCGCTGGAAGAGCTGAAGACGATGTGTTCCTCCGGTGAGCCTCTCTGGGTGCGGAGCGTCGAGACCGGCCGAGACATTCTCAACTACGACGAGTACGTGCGCCTGTTCCGGCGCGACGACGGCCCCGGCGATCGGCGGGCCGGCTGGTCGGTCGAGGCGTCACGTGAAACCGGGCTGGTTTACCTTGACGCGACGAAGCTTGTGTATGCTTTCATGGATGTG AACCAATGGAAAGAGCTCTTCCCTTCCATGATCTCGAAGGCATCGACGTTGGACGTGATCCGCACCCGCGACGACGACGATggacacgacggcgtggtgcagctG ATGTTTGCAGAGGTCCAGATGCTGACACCAATGATACCCACAAGGGAGTTCTACTTCGCCCGCTACTGCAAGAAGCTGGCCGCGGAAAAATGGGTCATCGTCGACGTGTCCTTCGACAAGGCTGAAGCCGACGTCGGCACGTCGCCGCTGCTCACGTGCTGGAAGAATCCCTCGGGATGCATCATCGAAGAGCAGGCAAACGGCCATTCCAGG GTGACATGGATGGAGCACACGAGATGCCGCGAGTGCGCGGTCCCGTCCATGTACAGGGCGGTGACCGCGAGCGGCCTGGCGTTCGGCGCGAGGCGCTGGGTGGCGACGCTCCAGCTCCAGTGCGAGAGGATGGTCTTCTGGGTGGCGACCAACGTGCCGACGAGGGACAACAGCG GGGTCTCCACACTGGCAGGGAGGAGGAGCGTCCTGAAGCTGGCGCACCGAATGACCTCGAGCCTCTGCCGCGTCATGGGCGGGTCGCGTGGCCTGGCGTGGAGCAGGGCGCCGAGAGCCGGCGCCGGCGACGTCCGGCTGACCTCCCGGACGAACGCCGGCGACCCCGGCGAGCCGCAGGGGCTGATCGCCTGCGCCGTGCTGTCCACGTGGCTCCCCGTCAGCCCGACGGCCCTCCTGGATTTCCTGAGGGACGAATCACGCCGGCCCGAG TGGGATGTCACGCTGGCCGGACGAGCCGTGCAATGTCGCGTGAACCTGACCAAGGGGAAGGACCGTTGCAACTGCGTCACCGCCTACGTCAGTTCCAGAGCCGACGGACAGGGCGGCGAGTGGGTCGTGCAGGACAGCTGCACCAGCCCGTGCGAGTCGATCGTCGCGTACGCGCCGGTCGACGCCGCCGTCCTGCAGCCGGTCATCAGCGGGCACGACTCAAGCGGCGTGGCCCTCCTGCCGTGCGGCTTCGCGGTCGTGCCGGACGGGCTGGAGGCCAGGCCCGCGGTGATCAGGTCCAGGAGGgaagacggggcggcggcggggtcgctCGTCACCGTCGCGTTCCAGGTGCTGGccagctcgtcgccggcggccgcgctctcgccggagtcgGCGGAGACCGTGACGAGCCTGGCGTCGTGCACGCTGCGTCGCGTAAAAAAAGCCTTGGGGTGCCAAGACCGCTAA